In Astatotilapia calliptera chromosome 20, fAstCal1.2, whole genome shotgun sequence, one genomic interval encodes:
- the fam43b gene encoding protein FAM43B, with protein sequence MLPWRRNKFVLVEDEAKSKPKSLGTGLTYHSILSSLLRSCPDLLPDCPFDWVGSIFHTKRQKVELNKEEPVYNVRYLGSVVTITAKGDGCTQEAVAKIWARSNYGDQSVKMRLTVGPQGIRMSADKSGKKKPIHLYSLNRITYCTADPCRPKILAWIYRHQVKNMAVVLRCHAVLVSKSEKAQAIAHSLYQNATSAFSEFKRLKRQSDFRHCQQQLLGEEAVPLMPLRRLLNGQCHYRPPADNPGTATRLCSITEEEEEEEECEKESKDRKEEVKEAEEDVKEQQDKQKVLTTNTDPTQLLSKLDIGDIARLEQCQINFVSDSNNNTFTFITSLV encoded by the coding sequence ATGCTGCCCTGGAGAAGGAATAAGTTTGTTCTGGTGGAGGATGAGGCGAAGAGTAAACCCAAGAGCCTGGGGACTGGACTGACATACCACTCCATCCTCTCTTCTCTGCTGCGCTCCTGTCCTGACTTGCTACCCGACTGCCCCTTTGACTGGGTGGGTAGCATCTTCCACACAAAACGGCAAAAGGTTGAACTGAATAAAGAGGAGCCGGTTTATAATGTGCGCTACTTGGGAAGTGTGGTCACCATTACGGCAAAGGGAGATGGCTGCACCCAGGAGGCGGTGGCCAAAATCTGGGCGAGGAGCAACTATGGGGACCAGAGTGTCAAGATGAGGTTAACAGTGGGACCACAAGGGATCCGGATGAGTGCCGACAAATCCGGGAAAAAGAAACCCATCCATCTTTACTCCCTGAACAGGATCACTTATTGCACCGCTGACCCGTGCCGGCCCAAGATCCTGGCTTGGATTTATAGGCACCAGGTCAAGAACATGGCGGTGGTGCTCCGGTGTCACGCAGTCCTGGTTAGTAAGTCGGAGAAGGCCCAGGCAATCGCCCACAGCCTCTACCAGAATGCCACCTCCGCCTTCAGCGAGTTCAAGCGGCTGAAGCGTCAGAGTGATTTCCGGCactgccagcagcagctgctcggTGAGGAGGCAGTGCCCCTGATGCCTCTGAGGAGGCTGCTGAACGGGCAGTGCCACTACAGACCGCCTGCCGACAACCCCGGGACTGCCACCCGTCTCTGCTCcatcacagaggaagaggaagaggaggaggaatgtGAGAAGGAGAGCAAAGATAGAAAGGAAGAGGTGAAGGAAGCGGAGGAGGATGTAAAGGAGCAGCAGgacaaacagaaggttttaacgacaaacacagacccaactCAGTTATTATCAAAGTTGGACATTGGGGATATTGCTCGACTGGAGCAGTGCCAAATCAACTTTGTCAGTGACAGCAACAACAATACATTTACCTTTATAACCTCTCTGGTGTGA